In the genome of Candidatus Edwardsbacteria bacterium, the window AGGTAAGATAATAGGGCCTTATCAAAAGGGGTTTTGGTGTCCAGCGGAACATAATCTATGAAATCCTTCCGGCACTCCCGGTTCAGTCCCTCCCGCCATCTCACTACGGCCCTCCGGTATTCCGGGGCGGCGCTGGCCATATCCAGCTGGATCCTTTCTCCGGACTCCATATCTTCAAAATCCAGTTCGCCCGAAAACGGCAGGGCCAGCTCGTCATGGTCCAGCAGGTGGAACAGCAACACCTCGTGCTTAAGATGCCGGAAATGCTTCAGGGCCTTAAGCACGGCGTTGGAGCCGTCCCACAGGTCGGAGATCAGGATTATCAGCCCCCTCCGCTTAAGGTGTCCGGCCAGGTCGTAAAATATCCTTTCGAAATCGGTCTTGCCCGCCGGGATCTCCCTATCCAGCAGCTCCAGCATCTGCCGCCAGTGGGAGCGCCGGGAGCTGGGGGCCATGAAATTGCTGATGCCCTCCCGGAAGGTGGCCAGGCCGGCCGCATCATGCTGGTTCAGCAGCAATAGGCTCAAAGCTGCCGCCAGGCAGGCGCCATACTGATATTTTGACACGCCGCCCTTTTTATAGTAACCCATCGAGGCTGAACTGTCAAGCAGTATGTAGGCTTTTAGATTGGTCTCCTCCTCGAATTCCTTGACGTAATAACGGTCGCTCCTGGCCAAGGCCTTCCAGTCTATCCGTTTTATCTCGTCTCCCGGCATGTAGGAGCGGTACTCGGCGAACTCCACCGAAAAACCGTGATAGGGGCTTTTATGCAGGCCAGTCAAAAAGCCCTCCACCACCAGCCGGGCCTTGATGTCCAGCCCCTTTATCTGGGCTATAAAATCAGGGGACAGTGAGTCCTGAACTGTGGTCATGCTGTTATCCACTCGAAGATTCGGCTTTTTTCTGCTTGACTACGATGCCGGCCGCCACCAGACTGAATGCCGTCAGCAGAACCCCGCACCAGAATAGGGTTACCCGCTCGTGGTTGATGGTGCCCAATCGGGGCAGGATGATCTGGGCAATGAAGCCGAACAGCAGGGAACTGAACATGAAGCCGCCGTTCAACACAAAATCGCGCCCCGAGAATATCCGGCCCCACAGCTTGTCCGGGGCCGATTCGTGAAGCAGGGTGTCCTGGGCCACCATCACCGGCGAAAGAAAAATACCAATCAGCAGGCCCACCGGCAGCAGCTGCCAGTAGTGGCGGCACAGGGCGAACAGGCTGACCATGGTCCCCACCCCTAACAGCCCTGAGACGATGATCGTCCGGCGCGAATAGCGGTGTCCCAGAAAGCCGATGGACAAAGAACCCAACATCATGCCCAGGGCCAAGACGCCCCCCAGCACCCCCACCCCGCCGGTGCCGGAACCGATGTCCTTCTGGACGATGACCACCACTAGGGGATAGAGGGTCCCGCCGAAGATGGACACCAACAGCAGGGAAAGCATCACGAATTTTACCTTGGGGGAGGAGAATATCAGGGTCCATAGCTCCTTAAGGTCGGTCTTCATGTTATTTATCCGCCGCCG includes:
- a CDS encoding DUF58 domain-containing protein, which produces MTTVQDSLSPDFIAQIKGLDIKARLVVEGFLTGLHKSPYHGFSVEFAEYRSYMPGDEIKRIDWKALARSDRYYVKEFEEETNLKAYILLDSSASMGYYKKGGVSKYQYGACLAAALSLLLLNQHDAAGLATFREGISNFMAPSSRRSHWRQMLELLDREIPAGKTDFERIFYDLAGHLKRRGLIILISDLWDGSNAVLKALKHFRHLKHEVLLFHLLDHDELALPFSGELDFEDMESGERIQLDMASAAPEYRRAVVRWREGLNRECRKDFIDYVPLDTKTPFDKALLSYLHKRQRLG